TATCCAGAGCATATTGGGGAACCCCCCTACATGATTATTGATCCGGATAGTCTCACGGATGTGAGCGTCAATCCGTTTATTCAGTTTGACCCCAATGAAGGAATGCCTTCGACTTCAGAGGCTAATCTGGCCAATGAATCCCCCCCCACGCCTGATAATGGAGTGCATTGGCTTGATTAATGGGATTCCTTTTGGGCGTAGACTATTGGGTTTTTAAAACAACTAAACGGTGCTGGTATCTTCTGAAGAACACCAGCTCCCAGGAGCAATTTGAGCCCAAGATTTTTCTTGGAAGATATGGGCTGCGAGATGAACAATAGACAAAAGCAGGGCTGCGATCGCAAGTACGTAGCTGTGCAAAGTATACATATGCTGCAGCGTTAGGGTATTGATAGCGCTCCCACCGGCTAAGACCTCCCTGAGAAATGAGCCTGCAGGTAAGGATCCAATAATGCTGAGCTCAATCTTGAATCGCCAGAACCCGACCTGGTCCCAATTGAGAATAATGGCGGTCCAGCTAAGACTTATTGTTGCTAGGGCTAGGCAAATACCGCTAATCCAGGCCGTTAACCAATATCTCATAAACTGTCGCCCCAAAAACATAACAACAATTTGGACTAAAGCCAGAACTATGAGGCCATTCCCAGCAATGTTGTGCAGGCTGAGAATCAGATTGCCGTTGGTAATTTGATATGCGATCGCATACAACGATGCATGAGCACCAATCGCTGTCGGTTGATAATAGAACGCCAGCATGACACCCGTAAGCGCTGCTAGACCACATAGGGTTAATTCCGCCACGGCTAAAAGCGTCGCTATCCTTTGCAGAATAAAATAGGTGCTATTAATTTGTAGAGATTGGGTTGCGTTCTCGGTCTGGCCCAAGTCAAGAGCCTTATCCCTATCACCTTGCCGAGTCGATAGCTGGTTTCGGCTTTGAACCAAAGTCTTACATCCAGCCATAGCTACAATGTAGATGGCAAAATACAGCAATCGCCATCTGAATATCAGACTGGCAAGTCCCTTGGAATAGCGTTGTTGCAGTTGCTCCCGAGAAGAGACAATGGCTCTCAACCAGTCCTGATACTCTTGCCATACTTGAGGAAACTGACGAGCAAACCGTCCTGTTTTGCCTGCAAGCTCTAAGTCCTTCTCATTCATATCATGCCCCTTCTGTTTCAGGTATCCAGGCTGCTACCCCAGCTAATAGTTCTTGTTTAAGATCTAATGCTCTAATGCCTACATCAGTAATCCGGTAATACTTCCGTCTTGCCCTACTATGCTCTTCTGGAGACTCATCTCCCCATTCCGACTGGACGAGTCCTTTATGCTCTAATTTCTTCAAATTGGGATAGAGGGAATTAAAACCAATCTGCTTTCCCCCACTATTTTCAATAGCAGCTAGAATCTCAAGACCATAACGTCTATGTAATCGTAAGGCCGCTAAGATGACCTCCTGATTAGGTGTCAAACGTAAGTTGAGTTCTGACATATTGGACCTAAGTAGTCTGGGTTACTATATTCAAAAATAGCACTATATTCATAAAATAGATATAGTGCTATTCCATATCGGAAGCATGGCGATGATGGTTT
The genomic region above belongs to Acaryochloris sp. CCMEE 5410 and contains:
- a CDS encoding cytochrome b N-terminal domain-containing protein, which encodes MNEKDLELAGKTGRFARQFPQVWQEYQDWLRAIVSSREQLQQRYSKGLASLIFRWRLLYFAIYIVAMAGCKTLVQSRNQLSTRQGDRDKALDLGQTENATQSLQINSTYFILQRIATLLAVAELTLCGLAALTGVMLAFYYQPTAIGAHASLYAIAYQITNGNLILSLHNIAGNGLIVLALVQIVVMFLGRQFMRYWLTAWISGICLALATISLSWTAIILNWDQVGFWRFKIELSIIGSLPAGSFLREVLAGGSAINTLTLQHMYTLHSYVLAIAALLLSIVHLAAHIFQEKSWAQIAPGSWCSSEDTSTV
- a CDS encoding PadR family transcriptional regulator — translated: MSELNLRLTPNQEVILAALRLHRRYGLEILAAIENSGGKQIGFNSLYPNLKKLEHKGLVQSEWGDESPEEHSRARRKYYRITDVGIRALDLKQELLAGVAAWIPETEGA